The Campylobacter concisus genome has a window encoding:
- a CDS encoding ABC transporter permease, whose translation MRKVIFFLACFVFLALVAFAFVTPFFSKFEPNFTDFMAVNLAPSGEHIFGTDILGRDNLIRVAYALKNSLLILLLAGFLTTLFSLIYAYFGTSKSRVCESLFDKGLDAFLSIPNIVFIMLFSSFSSGDLLITSFIIAICSFMQGAKVFMQNLRLSKKCDYAEQVVINGASKFSLICFEIFPNLKHLIISIFGINAINAVVMEATLGFFGVGSDANKISLGIMLNESKEALFLGSWWMVLFPGVTLFLLILATSIITSNSKNGNIKI comes from the coding sequence ATGAGAAAAGTTATATTTTTCCTAGCTTGCTTTGTATTTTTGGCACTTGTCGCATTTGCCTTTGTGACGCCATTTTTTTCTAAATTTGAGCCAAATTTTACTGACTTTATGGCGGTAAATTTAGCCCCAAGTGGTGAGCATATCTTTGGTACCGATATCCTAGGCAGGGACAATCTCATAAGAGTGGCCTACGCACTTAAAAACTCGCTTCTTATCTTACTGCTAGCTGGCTTTTTAACGACGCTTTTTTCGCTCATCTACGCATATTTTGGCACGAGCAAGAGTAGAGTTTGTGAGAGCCTTTTTGATAAGGGGCTTGATGCTTTTTTAAGTATCCCAAACATCGTTTTCATCATGCTTTTTAGCTCATTTAGTAGCGGAGATCTGCTTATAACATCTTTTATCATCGCCATTTGCTCGTTTATGCAGGGCGCAAAAGTCTTTATGCAAAATTTAAGACTTAGTAAAAAGTGCGACTATGCCGAGCAAGTCGTGATAAATGGGGCTAGTAAATTTAGTCTTATCTGCTTTGAAATTTTTCCAAATTTAAAGCATTTAATAATTAGCATCTTTGGCATAAACGCGATAAACGCAGTCGTCATGGAGGCTACGCTTGGCTTTTTTGGTGTGGGTAGCGACGCAAATAAAATAAGCCTTGGCATCATGCTAAATGAGAGTAAAGAGGCACTTTTTCTTGGCTCTTGGTGGATGGTGCTTTTCCCTGGCGTGACGCTCTTTTTGCTCATCCTCGCAACCTCGATCATCACGTCAAATTCAAAAAATGGCAATATAAAAATATGA
- a CDS encoding ATP-binding cassette domain-containing protein, whose product MIEIKNLNVFYKDKKLLYELDFSMSEDKFIGITGASGSGKSLFAKSLIRLFDDDFRVRADKFSIYKKDILKLSQNELKEHRRKVAALVFQNSIASLHPLLNVGDHFNAYLNGDNKANKELAFSYFKEFGLNNANLIWHKYSYELSGGEASRVQIALALCLKPKILVCDEITSGLDSISASHVAGILESLKGKMSVIFISHDEALTNYLSDEIWQMRDGRLNLKENA is encoded by the coding sequence ATGATAGAGATTAAAAATTTAAACGTTTTTTATAAGGATAAGAAGCTTTTGTATGAGCTTGATTTTAGTATGAGTGAGGATAAATTTATAGGTATCACGGGTGCAAGTGGCAGTGGCAAATCGCTCTTTGCAAAGAGCCTAATAAGGCTATTTGACGATGATTTTAGAGTGAGGGCAGATAAATTTAGCATTTATAAAAAAGATATCTTAAAACTTAGCCAAAATGAGCTAAAAGAGCACCGAAGAAAGGTTGCCGCACTAGTTTTTCAAAACTCTATCGCTAGCCTTCATCCACTCTTAAACGTGGGTGATCACTTTAACGCCTATCTAAATGGCGATAATAAGGCAAATAAAGAGCTTGCGTTTAGCTATTTTAAGGAGTTTGGTTTAAATAACGCAAATCTCATCTGGCACAAATACTCATACGAGCTAAGTGGCGGTGAGGCGAGCCGTGTGCAGATCGCTCTTGCACTTTGCCTGAAGCCAAAAATTTTAGTCTGCGACGAGATAACAAGCGGGCTTGATAGCATTAGCGCTAGTCATGTGGCGGGTATCTTAGAGAGCCTAAAGGGCAAGATGAGCGTCATCTTTATCTCGCACGATGAGGCGCTAACGAACTATCTTAGTGATGAAATTTGGCAGATGAGAGATGGGCGGCTAAATTTAAAGGAAAATGCGTGA
- a CDS encoding ATP-binding cassette domain-containing protein codes for MKIRLENVSKSLSFKEHFNARAEVLHLLEGINFELDDGENLAILGQSGSGKSTLAKLISFSEPKSGGKIYINNEEITDKNELKKDIRYILQNQKQALNPALKVKTAIAHVRSYLKLSFSENELKELLTNLNLKDEILEKYPSQLSGGEATRVGILLALLSKPKILICDEITSGLDNETKQKIINLLLSLDEKISMIFITHDILSAMKIAQKVLIIESGKQVAFGKFEDLASQNVLKKYLDAAKFYDDKL; via the coding sequence GTGAAAATAAGGCTTGAAAACGTCTCAAAAAGTTTAAGTTTTAAGGAGCATTTTAACGCTAGAGCTGAAGTGCTGCACCTTTTAGAGGGGATAAATTTTGAGCTTGATGATGGCGAAAATTTAGCCATTTTAGGTCAAAGTGGCAGTGGCAAAAGCACGCTTGCAAAGCTCATATCATTTAGCGAGCCAAAAAGTGGGGGCAAAATTTATATAAATAATGAAGAGATCACGGACAAAAATGAGCTCAAAAAAGATATCAGATATATCTTGCAAAACCAAAAACAGGCCCTAAATCCAGCGCTAAAAGTAAAAACCGCGATCGCTCACGTGAGGTCGTATCTTAAGCTTAGCTTTAGCGAAAATGAGCTTAAAGAGCTTCTGACAAATTTAAATTTAAAAGATGAAATTTTAGAAAAATACCCATCTCAGCTAAGTGGCGGTGAGGCGACGAGGGTCGGGATACTGCTAGCGCTTCTTTCAAAACCTAAAATCCTAATCTGCGACGAGATAACAAGCGGGCTTGATAACGAGACAAAGCAAAAGATCATAAATTTGCTTTTAAGCTTAGATGAAAAGATTAGCATGATTTTCATAACGCACGATATTTTAAGTGCGATGAAGATAGCGCAAAAGGTGCTAATAATCGAATCTGGCAAGCAAGTGGCTTTTGGTAAATTTGAAGATCTTGCAAGCCAAAATGTCCTTAAAAAATACCTTGACGCGGCTAAATTTTATGATGACAAACTTTGA
- a CDS encoding ABC transporter substrate-binding protein has translation MKKILLVFFLLFGTISYANENAVVVAIEEQTPRINPLYDEDHDPTLSLVFSGLTSHDENSNVVPELAKSWQVSNDGLEYIFELRDDAFWHDGVKFSAKDVKFTIEAAQDKKLNAPAISNYEVVKSVEILDDYKVKITLKEPFPPFLDALSFGVLPEHILKGKDIATDKFNEAPIGTGAYKLVKWKKDESLKFAANEKFYKGEPKIKRVFFKIVGDENLRLVGLKSGEIDVALISPTGVNFIKDDKKLGLLKFKSADYRALMFNLEDPIFQDKNVRIALNYAVNKDEIVKSLFHGYASVANNPIEKSFANDSEFKFSYDPQKAKELLEKSGFKKNKAGFFEKDGKELGFDIYAFNNDILRVNLAKILSSELNKFGVRAKAYAKPRTAFSISEVDSFVIGWGSPFDPDFHTYRIFGGFADVSVNENGWNFSHYKDANVDEALKNARYTKDAELRKKYYKEFLKALHENPPYIFIAYLDYPLVFNNKISGIKTQILGHHGAGFLWNIREWQVK, from the coding sequence ATGAAGAAAATTTTGCTTGTCTTTTTTTTGTTGTTTGGTACTATTTCTTATGCAAATGAAAATGCCGTTGTGGTCGCTATCGAGGAGCAAACACCTCGTATAAATCCACTTTACGACGAGGATCACGATCCTACGCTTTCGTTGGTTTTCTCTGGCCTTACAAGCCACGATGAAAATAGTAACGTCGTGCCAGAGCTTGCGAAGTCTTGGCAAGTAAGCAACGATGGGTTGGAGTATATTTTTGAGCTAAGAGATGATGCCTTTTGGCATGACGGGGTGAAATTTAGCGCAAAGGACGTTAAATTCACCATCGAAGCGGCTCAAGATAAGAAGCTAAACGCGCCTGCTATCTCAAACTATGAGGTAGTAAAAAGCGTTGAAATTTTAGACGATTATAAAGTAAAGATCACGCTAAAAGAGCCTTTTCCGCCGTTTCTTGACGCACTTAGCTTTGGCGTTTTGCCTGAGCACATTTTAAAAGGTAAAGATATTGCAACTGATAAATTTAACGAGGCACCCATCGGCACTGGCGCATACAAGTTAGTAAAATGGAAAAAAGATGAGAGCTTGAAATTTGCGGCAAATGAGAAATTTTACAAGGGTGAGCCAAAGATAAAAAGGGTATTTTTTAAAATTGTTGGCGATGAAAATTTAAGACTTGTTGGACTAAAAAGCGGCGAGATCGATGTCGCGCTCATCTCTCCAACTGGTGTAAATTTCATAAAAGATGATAAAAAACTTGGCCTACTTAAGTTTAAAAGTGCGGACTATAGAGCTTTGATGTTTAACCTTGAAGATCCTATCTTTCAAGATAAAAATGTAAGAATAGCCCTAAACTACGCTGTAAATAAAGACGAGATCGTTAAAAGCTTATTTCACGGATATGCAAGCGTAGCGAATAACCCGATAGAAAAAAGCTTTGCAAATGACAGCGAGTTTAAATTTAGTTACGATCCGCAAAAGGCCAAAGAGCTACTTGAAAAGAGCGGCTTTAAGAAAAACAAGGCTGGCTTTTTCGAAAAGGACGGCAAGGAGCTTGGCTTTGATATCTACGCCTTTAATAACGACATTTTAAGGGTCAATCTAGCTAAAATTTTAAGCAGTGAGCTAAATAAATTTGGCGTGAGAGCAAAAGCCTACGCTAAGCCAAGAACAGCCTTTAGTATAAGCGAGGTTGATAGCTTCGTGATCGGCTGGGGAAGCCCGTTTGATCCAGACTTTCACACATATAGAATTTTTGGCGGATTTGCCGATGTTAGCGTAAATGAAAATGGCTGGAACTTTAGCCACTACAAGGATGCAAACGTCGATGAGGCATTAAAAAACGCAAGATACACAAAAGACGCAGAGCTTAGGAAAAAGTACTATAAGGAATTTTTAAAAGCGCTTCATGAAAACCCACCTTACATTTTTATAGCCTATCTTGACTATCCACTTGTGTTTAATAACAAAATTTCAGGTATAAAGACGCAAATTTTAGGTCACCATGGGGCTGGATTTTTATGGAATATAAGAGAGTGGCAAGTAAAATAG
- the lpxA gene encoding acyl-ACP--UDP-N-acetylglucosamine O-acyltransferase: MKNIHQTAVIEDGAIIGDDANIEAYAFVSKDAVLGNNVTIKQGARVLGKTKIGDNSRVFSYAIVGDIPQDISYKDEIDTGVIIGEHATIREFCTINSGTHKGDGITRIGDNAFIMAYSHIAHDCIIGNNVILANNATLAGHVELGDYAVVGGLTPIHQFVRVGESCMIAGASALSQDVVPFCLAEGNRAYIRSLNLVGIRRRFDKEQVEELVRAYKFLFNQGISLKDQANELIAKTSDENVKKMCKFILETTRGIPLAKGRD; encoded by the coding sequence ATGAAAAATATCCACCAAACAGCCGTTATAGAAGATGGAGCAATCATTGGAGATGATGCAAATATCGAGGCTTATGCATTTGTAAGTAAAGATGCGGTCCTTGGCAATAACGTCACGATAAAGCAAGGCGCAAGGGTGCTTGGCAAGACTAAGATCGGCGATAACTCTCGTGTATTTAGCTATGCGATCGTGGGCGATATCCCGCAAGATATCAGCTATAAAGATGAGATTGATACCGGCGTTATTATCGGAGAGCACGCAACTATACGTGAGTTTTGCACGATAAACTCAGGCACGCACAAGGGCGATGGCATAACAAGGATCGGAGATAATGCCTTTATCATGGCATATTCTCATATTGCACACGACTGCATAATAGGCAACAACGTCATTTTAGCAAATAACGCAACTCTAGCAGGTCACGTCGAGCTTGGTGATTATGCTGTTGTGGGCGGTCTTACACCTATTCATCAGTTTGTTAGAGTGGGTGAGAGCTGCATGATAGCAGGTGCAAGCGCGCTAAGCCAAGATGTAGTGCCATTTTGCCTAGCTGAGGGCAACAGAGCATATATAAGAAGCTTAAATTTAGTCGGCATTAGGCGTAGATTTGACAAAGAGCAGGTTGAAGAGCTTGTTCGCGCTTATAAATTTTTGTTTAATCAAGGTATAAGCTTAAAAGATCAAGCAAATGAGCTGATCGCAAAAACCAGCGACGAAAACGTAAAGAAAATGTGTAAATTTATATTAGAAACGACAAGAGGAATTCCGCTTGCAAAAGGAAGAGATTAA
- a CDS encoding tautomerase family protein: protein MPYVNIKIAGPEPTKEQKDQVFKEVTETLVRVLGKKKEAVMIFIETHDASNIGVGGESVEDKRKGIK from the coding sequence ATGCCTTATGTTAATATCAAAATAGCAGGCCCAGAGCCGACAAAAGAACAAAAAGATCAAGTTTTTAAAGAGGTGACTGAGACGCTTGTAAGAGTGCTTGGCAAGAAAAAAGAGGCGGTTATGATTTTCATAGAAACTCACGACGCTAGCAACATCGGTGTAGGCGGCGAGAGCGTAGAAGATAAGCGAAAGGGGATAAAATGA
- a CDS encoding ABC transporter permease translates to MFRAILKTAISSLGLLFFISFFLFLLIYFLPGNVTDAMFSRSEAINFAIKEQILENLGLKDGFFVQYFRWLAHFVTGDFGTSFVSGASVSLLIKERLLNSLILFFASFFLIALLSFFLGFLSAIYKNKFADIFINFSSFLLASLPHFYIALVLIAIFSVYLNVLPSSGANELGSSGVGAKFIILPTLAIILPHLGTNVKFVRDRLNQSLNADFIQTARARGLGRGKIYLFAIKHASTDIVYYFATLVAGVFAGSYVIESIFSFPGIGKLSLDVVIAKDYPVALATILLTAAFVVLANLLAKVFAILADKRNL, encoded by the coding sequence TTGTTTAGAGCCATTTTAAAAACAGCGATCTCAAGTCTTGGATTGCTGTTTTTTATCTCGTTTTTTCTATTTTTACTCATATACTTTTTGCCAGGAAATGTCACTGACGCGATGTTTTCAAGGAGTGAGGCGATAAATTTCGCTATAAAAGAGCAAATTTTAGAAAATTTAGGGCTAAAAGATGGCTTTTTTGTGCAGTATTTTAGATGGCTGGCTCACTTTGTGACAGGCGACTTTGGCACTAGTTTTGTAAGTGGGGCAAGTGTGTCGCTACTCATTAAAGAGAGGCTTTTAAACTCGCTCATTTTATTTTTTGCTTCGTTTTTTCTGATAGCTCTTTTGTCCTTTTTCTTAGGATTTTTAAGTGCCATTTATAAGAATAAATTTGCTGATATTTTTATAAATTTTAGCTCCTTTTTGCTGGCTTCACTACCGCATTTTTACATCGCACTTGTGCTAATAGCGATCTTTAGCGTCTATCTAAACGTGCTGCCAAGCTCTGGGGCAAACGAGCTGGGATCTAGCGGAGTAGGGGCTAAATTTATCATCTTGCCAACGCTTGCCATCATCTTGCCACACCTTGGCACAAACGTGAAATTTGTAAGAGACAGGCTAAATCAAAGCCTAAATGCTGACTTTATCCAAACAGCACGCGCTAGAGGGTTGGGGCGGGGCAAAATTTATCTCTTTGCCATAAAGCACGCAAGCACGGACATAGTCTATTATTTCGCGACACTTGTGGCTGGTGTTTTTGCTGGCTCGTACGTCATTGAGAGTATTTTTTCATTTCCAGGCATAGGCAAACTAAGTCTTGACGTGGTGATTGCCAAAGACTATCCAGTCGCACTCGCGACCATTTTGCTAACGGCTGCTTTTGTCGTTTTGGCAAATTTGCTAGCTAAAGTTTTTGCCATCTTGGCAGATAAGAGAAATTTATGA
- a CDS encoding epoxyqueuosine reductase QueH, with amino-acid sequence MLVHICCSVDSHYFLQRLRKDYPNERIVGYFYDPNIHPYSEFLLRFEDVKRSCEKLGIKLICGEYDYEAWLGGTKGLEDEPEKGKRCEYCFDFRMKDSAKKALELGLSKITTTLLMSPKKDFSQLKKALDEAVADSNLEAVAVDYRKNGGTSEQFILAKKDKLYHQNYCGCVFALKKQRDSQNLPQSELMSELHARALYGSIEARLELYKKVRECEARGEKFHLFRRRFLNYRLLRASVKFQNAVIPSYFVLYSGFKRENLKLNVENSCEMDDELKEGAIFMSIDRFNKFTNSKFKSVDELCKRPLELDDELKFRRDISGEFSQNPIIVLDEVKKGGYEIYSKAVFYNDSEEILVLD; translated from the coding sequence TTGCTAGTTCATATCTGCTGCTCGGTCGATAGCCACTACTTTTTACAGCGCCTACGAAAAGACTATCCAAATGAGCGAATAGTAGGCTATTTTTACGATCCAAACATACATCCATATAGCGAATTTTTACTGCGTTTTGAGGACGTGAAGCGAAGCTGCGAGAAGCTTGGCATCAAGCTAATATGTGGCGAATACGACTACGAAGCGTGGCTTGGCGGCACAAAGGGGCTTGAAGATGAGCCAGAAAAGGGCAAAAGGTGCGAATACTGCTTTGATTTTCGTATGAAAGACTCTGCTAAAAAGGCGCTTGAGCTAGGACTTAGTAAGATCACGACGACGCTTTTGATGAGCCCGAAAAAGGACTTTTCTCAGCTTAAAAAGGCTCTTGATGAGGCGGTAGCTGACTCAAATTTAGAGGCGGTTGCGGTTGATTATAGAAAAAATGGCGGCACAAGCGAGCAGTTTATCCTAGCTAAAAAAGACAAGCTCTATCATCAAAACTACTGCGGCTGCGTCTTTGCACTAAAAAAACAGCGCGACTCGCAAAATTTGCCCCAAAGTGAGCTAATGAGCGAGCTACACGCAAGGGCGCTTTATGGCAGCATAGAAGCTAGGCTTGAGCTTTATAAAAAGGTGCGCGAGTGCGAGGCGAGAGGTGAGAAATTTCACCTTTTTAGAAGGCGATTTTTAAACTACAGGCTTTTGCGCGCTAGTGTGAAATTTCAAAATGCTGTGATACCAAGCTACTTTGTGCTCTATTCTGGCTTTAAAAGAGAAAATTTGAAGCTAAATGTAGAAAATTCTTGTGAGATGGACGATGAGCTAAAAGAGGGTGCAATCTTTATGAGTATAGATCGCTTTAATAAATTTACAAATAGCAAATTTAAAAGCGTTGATGAGCTTTGCAAAAGGCCGCTTGAGCTTGATGATGAGCTAAAATTTCGCCGTGATATAAGCGGAGAATTTTCGCAAAATCCTATCATCGTCTTAGACGAGGTCAAAAAGGGTGGCTACGAAATTTACTCAAAGGCTGTTTTTTATAATGACAGCGAAGAAATTTTGGTTTTAGACTAA
- the fabZ gene encoding 3-hydroxyacyl-ACP dehydratase FabZ: MIDVVEIQKILPHRFPFLLIDRVIELEPAKNIVAYKNVTIGEPIFQGHFPGHPIYPGVMIIEGMAQAGGVLAFKSMSDEHQAGIENKVVYFMSIDGAKFRHPVRPGDRLEYRLNVLKHKGNIWVLEGKAYVDDALCAEAELKAMIVDK, translated from the coding sequence GTGATAGACGTCGTAGAAATTCAAAAGATTCTTCCACATAGATTCCCATTTTTACTTATAGATAGAGTTATTGAGCTAGAGCCAGCTAAGAATATCGTGGCTTATAAAAATGTAACCATTGGCGAGCCGATATTTCAGGGACACTTCCCAGGTCACCCGATCTATCCTGGCGTAATGATCATTGAAGGCATGGCGCAAGCTGGCGGCGTGCTAGCATTTAAAAGTATGAGCGACGAGCATCAAGCTGGTATTGAAAATAAAGTAGTCTATTTTATGAGCATAGACGGAGCAAAATTTCGCCATCCGGTCCGTCCTGGAGATAGACTAGAGTATAGACTAAATGTGCTAAAACACAAGGGAAATATCTGGGTGCTTGAAGGCAAGGCATACGTAGATGACGCACTTTGCGCTGAGGCTGAACTAAAAGCGATGATAGTCGATAAATAG
- a CDS encoding DUF748 domain-containing protein, producing the protein MNKNKKIALISGISLVSLLLIYTLLGFFGVPYGIKHIAPKYLKDYNATLFVESAKFNPFTFELNATNAELNSTSPLFSTKQIDIKLKPFSIFKKLVEVDIFRLQEPNVKILRDKNSKFNFSNFISDDNATTEDNSTSSINFALNNAKIIKGSFSYSDQNLTNPFNVNFDDINYELSSLNTKKNSAGSHIFDSNSTLAHKIDLNGDIELNPLKIEGNISIKNFSIDPVAISFIDNDTLNLKNAVINLGINYVLIADENATNINLKDSFLNVKSLNINEGKNELSLGELELPKFDLSSKIADKIDAKLELNAINLSDVSFKNAITASLKSLNLSNISLLANLNEKSELNATAALNSINANTLKIDETSKNLVNLKDINASNLNANLANNKTALALEKIAFDDINAPLSKNANANVTGAKFSNISFTQDTNKSLATLDEISINGINLKAKNKEILDIANVLTKTIKFDILNMALSAENIDVNRPKFNSELNDSGLSVINQLGLGEKEPAKTANHRTKTKKENTSASKSKENEFKFDIKNINVNNASIALTHLFEGEKITHKFDNLFVKIANLSSDFSKPFDAKVDIKSSQKLNLDLTSKIKLEPLDITAKIKLEDKNLPKYFAYAKPFLEADLSSGEMSANAELHYAKDIKADSKLSVKDIRLDDKNKEKLIAFKSLEVDKISLFKNNLEITGVALNSPFIKAHLSKEREFNLSKIVKEDKNKAQNEQKAESKKVASKKDDELNFSIKNFSLNNGEVDFSDASLFMPFATKISNLNGKLTDIDKKRPSSGEFKGTVGKNGFSQITAKLFPFELKQNTDIKLDFKDIDLIDITPYSGQFLGYKIKKGKLNLNLNYSVVDSKLNGSNLINFDTLTLGEKVDSKDAVNLPLSLAISILSDQNNQINIDLPVEGNLDDPDFKYGGVIWAAVKKLFADITLAPFRFLGNALGLGSKDLSSIDFLAGSSELISSEAPKIADFIKLTTAKPMMKLSITPTYSEIDVLYFKEKKLDQKINQIIASSGKDYITVLNSLVPNAKDKSDKALREEAIKAIEVDKEKLVELANERANAVKEALIKAGLETSRINVNDATSSEPKQNTYTSVLMGVAN; encoded by the coding sequence ATGAATAAAAATAAAAAAATAGCCCTAATTTCAGGTATAAGTTTAGTTTCACTTTTGCTTATTTACACGCTTCTTGGCTTTTTTGGTGTACCTTACGGCATTAAACATATCGCTCCAAAGTATCTAAAAGACTACAATGCAACGCTTTTTGTGGAAAGTGCTAAATTTAATCCTTTTACCTTCGAGCTAAATGCGACAAACGCTGAGCTAAACAGCACTTCGCCACTTTTTAGCACAAAGCAAATCGACATCAAGCTAAAGCCATTTTCTATCTTTAAAAAATTAGTTGAAGTTGATATTTTTAGGCTTCAAGAACCAAATGTCAAAATTTTACGAGATAAAAATTCAAAATTTAACTTTAGCAATTTTATAAGCGACGATAACGCAACTACCGAAGATAACAGCACTAGCTCTATAAATTTTGCCTTAAATAACGCAAAAATCATCAAAGGCTCATTTTCATATAGCGATCAAAATTTAACAAATCCATTTAACGTAAATTTTGATGATATAAACTACGAGCTAAGCTCGCTAAATACTAAGAAAAATAGTGCAGGCAGCCATATTTTTGACTCAAACTCGACTCTAGCTCACAAGATCGATCTAAATGGCGATATCGAGCTAAATCCCCTAAAAATCGAGGGCAATATCAGCATAAAGAACTTTAGTATCGATCCAGTGGCGATTAGCTTTATCGATAATGACACACTAAATCTTAAAAATGCGGTCATAAATTTAGGAATAAATTACGTTTTAATTGCCGACGAGAACGCTACAAATATAAATTTAAAGGATAGCTTTTTAAATGTAAAATCGCTAAACATAAATGAGGGCAAAAACGAACTAAGCCTTGGTGAGCTAGAGCTTCCAAAATTTGATCTATCAAGTAAGATAGCAGACAAGATAGATGCTAAATTAGAGTTAAATGCCATAAATTTAAGCGATGTATCATTTAAAAATGCAATAACAGCAAGCTTAAAATCACTAAATTTAAGCAATATTTCGCTTTTAGCAAATTTAAATGAAAAAAGTGAGCTAAATGCGACAGCTGCACTAAATAGCATAAATGCAAATACCCTAAAAATAGACGAAACCAGTAAAAATTTAGTAAATCTAAAAGATATAAATGCCTCAAATTTAAATGCAAATTTAGCAAATAACAAAACAGCTCTCGCGCTTGAAAAAATAGCGTTTGATGACATCAATGCCCCGCTTAGTAAAAATGCGAATGCAAATGTGACAGGGGCTAAATTCTCAAATATTAGCTTCACTCAAGATACTAATAAAAGCCTTGCAACTCTTGATGAGATTAGTATAAATGGTATAAATTTAAAGGCAAAAAATAAAGAGATTTTAGATATCGCTAATGTGCTTACAAAAACGATCAAATTTGATATTTTAAATATGGCTTTGAGTGCTGAGAATATCGATGTAAATAGACCAAAATTTAACTCAGAGTTAAATGATAGCGGCTTAAGCGTGATAAACCAGCTTGGACTTGGTGAGAAAGAGCCGGCAAAAACAGCTAATCATCGCACTAAAACTAAAAAAGAAAATACATCAGCTTCAAAAAGCAAAGAAAATGAGTTTAAATTTGATATAAAAAATATCAATGTAAATAATGCTAGTATCGCTTTGACGCATCTTTTTGAAGGCGAGAAGATCACTCATAAATTTGATAATTTGTTTGTAAAAATAGCAAATTTAAGTAGCGATTTTAGTAAGCCATTTGACGCGAAAGTGGATATAAAAAGCTCGCAAAAGCTAAATTTGGACCTAACCTCAAAGATCAAACTTGAACCACTTGATATAACTGCTAAAATCAAACTTGAAGATAAAAATTTGCCAAAATATTTTGCCTACGCAAAGCCATTTTTAGAGGCAGACCTTTCAAGTGGAGAGATGAGTGCAAACGCCGAGCTTCACTATGCAAAAGATATAAAAGCAGATTCAAAACTTAGTGTAAAAGATATTAGATTAGATGATAAAAATAAAGAAAAGCTAATCGCGTTTAAAAGTTTAGAAGTGGATAAAATTTCACTTTTTAAAAATAATCTTGAAATTACTGGAGTTGCTCTAAATTCGCCATTTATCAAGGCTCATCTAAGCAAAGAGCGCGAATTTAATCTAAGCAAAATCGTAAAAGAAGATAAAAACAAAGCCCAAAATGAGCAAAAAGCTGAGAGCAAAAAGGTGGCTAGTAAAAAAGATGACGAGCTAAATTTTAGTATCAAAAATTTCTCACTTAACAACGGCGAGGTTGATTTTTCAGATGCGTCACTATTTATGCCATTTGCTACAAAAATTTCAAATCTAAATGGCAAGCTAACTGACATCGATAAAAAACGTCCAAGTTCGGGCGAGTTTAAAGGCACAGTTGGCAAAAATGGCTTTTCTCAGATCACAGCAAAATTATTTCCTTTTGAGCTAAAGCAAAATACCGATATTAAGCTTGATTTTAAAGACATCGATCTAATCGACATAACACCATACAGCGGGCAATTTTTGGGCTATAAAATAAAAAAAGGTAAGTTAAATTTAAATCTAAATTATAGCGTTGTTGATTCAAAATTAAACGGTTCAAATCTTATAAATTTTGACACACTCACACTTGGAGAAAAGGTTGATTCAAAAGATGCTGTAAATTTGCCACTTTCGCTTGCTATATCGATATTAAGCGATCAAAACAATCAAATAAATATCGACCTGCCAGTTGAAGGAAATTTAGACGATCCTGACTTTAAATATGGTGGCGTCATTTGGGCTGCTGTTAAAAAACTCTTTGCAGACATTACGTTAGCTCCGTTTAGATTTTTAGGTAATGCTCTAGGGCTTGGCAGCAAGGATCTTAGCTCTATTGATTTTCTTGCTGGAAGTAGCGAGCTAATAAGCTCAGAAGCACCAAAAATAGCTGATTTTATAAAATTAACTACTGCAAAGCCTATGATGAAACTTAGCATCACGCCTACTTACTCCGAAATAGATGTGCTCTACTTTAAAGAAAAAAAGCTTGATCAAAAGATAAATCAAATAATCGCCTCAAGTGGCAAAGATTATATCACTGTGCTAAATTCTCTCGTTCCAAACGCTAAAGATAAAAGCGATAAAGCCTTAAGAGAAGAGGCAATAAAAGCTATCGAAGTGGATAAGGAAAAGCTGGTTGAGCTAGCAAATGAGCGTGCAAATGCAGTAAAAGAAGCACTCATAAAGGCTGGACTTGAGACTAGCCGCATAAATGTAAATGATGCAACAAGCTCAGAGCCTAAACAAAACACCTACACAAGTGTGCTTATGGGAGTGGCGAACTAA